A single Thermoanaerobaculia bacterium DNA region contains:
- a CDS encoding efflux RND transporter periplasmic adaptor subunit, which translates to MSLDRPAPADLSALRIHRDREPRKPVGMLIFFAILAVAIGAGIYVVASGVFTVRTVETVSAAVVTEGQAETILSATGYVEADTKADLSPKITSKVTALYVTEGDTVKKGQVLARLDRTDLDAQLADAKASWVNAQAELKRQKALLSEGLTPQSAVDSAIAAEASARAKVHYVEAQQDYAEIRAPFAGRVIAKRAHVGEAVSPYGAPGQGSSNGGAIVTLVDFSTLYVGADVNESNLGRLQPNQPAEIVLDAYPDHTYHGHLLQVIPTADRSKGTVKVKVAFEDPDAKILPEMSARVNFTAKKTTGTAAAKTRVTIPKSALANVDGRSGVYLVAGGRALFREIEPGAENSGQLEVRSGLQGGERLVAEPAKSGVRNGEKVKVKGD; encoded by the coding sequence ATGTCCCTAGACCGACCCGCTCCCGCCGACCTGTCGGCTCTGCGCATCCATCGCGACCGCGAGCCGAGGAAGCCCGTCGGGATGCTGATCTTCTTCGCGATCCTGGCCGTCGCGATCGGCGCGGGGATCTACGTGGTCGCGAGCGGCGTCTTCACGGTGCGAACCGTGGAAACCGTCTCCGCCGCGGTCGTCACCGAGGGGCAGGCGGAAACGATTCTTTCGGCGACCGGGTACGTCGAGGCGGACACGAAAGCCGATCTCTCTCCGAAGATCACGTCGAAGGTCACCGCCCTCTACGTCACCGAGGGCGACACGGTGAAGAAGGGCCAGGTCCTCGCCCGCCTCGATCGGACCGACCTCGACGCGCAGCTCGCCGACGCGAAGGCGTCGTGGGTCAACGCCCAGGCGGAATTGAAGCGCCAGAAGGCGCTGCTCTCGGAGGGCCTGACGCCCCAGTCCGCCGTGGACTCCGCGATCGCCGCCGAGGCTTCCGCGCGGGCGAAGGTGCACTACGTCGAAGCGCAGCAGGACTACGCCGAGATCCGCGCTCCCTTCGCCGGCCGGGTGATCGCCAAACGCGCGCACGTCGGCGAGGCCGTCTCCCCGTACGGAGCGCCGGGACAGGGCTCGTCGAACGGCGGCGCGATCGTCACGCTCGTCGATTTCTCGACGCTGTACGTCGGCGCCGACGTCAACGAGTCGAACCTGGGCCGGTTGCAGCCGAACCAGCCGGCGGAGATCGTCCTCGACGCCTATCCGGACCACACCTACCACGGCCACCTGCTCCAGGTGATTCCGACGGCCGACCGTTCGAAGGGGACCGTCAAGGTGAAAGTCGCCTTCGAAGATCCGGATGCGAAGATCCTCCCGGAGATGTCGGCGCGCGTGAACTTCACGGCGAAGAAGACGACCGGAACGGCCGCGGCGAAGACGCGCGTCACGATCCCGAAGAGCGCGCTCGCAAACGTCGACGGGCGCAGCGGCGTGTATCTCGTCGCGGGAGGCCGAGCGCTCTTCCGGGAGATCGAGCCCGGCGCGGAGAATTCGGGGCAGCTCGAGGTCCGCTCGGGACTCCAGGGAGGAGAACGGCTCGTCGCGGAGCCGGCGAAGTCGGGCGTCCGGAACGGGGAGAAGGTCAAGGTCAAAGGAGACTGA
- a CDS encoding ABC transporter ATP-binding protein, with protein sequence MASLISIEHLTKIYRRGAEEITVLQDLVLEVPEGEYVALMGPSGSGKTTLLNLIAGIDSPTRGRVIVAGTDIGRLSQTELARWRAETVGFIFQLYNLIPVLTAFENVELPLLLTHLSKKQRREHVETALSIVGLADRMKHYPRQLSGGQEQRVAIARAIVTDPKLLVADEPTGDLDAKSGEDVLTLMNRLNKEFGKTIVMVTHDPKAAAHAHRLVHLEKGVLVEQQSGESAGRARTAP encoded by the coding sequence ATGGCGTCGCTGATTTCGATCGAGCACCTGACCAAGATCTACCGCCGCGGCGCGGAGGAGATCACCGTCCTCCAGGACCTCGTCCTCGAGGTGCCGGAAGGGGAATACGTCGCACTGATGGGACCGTCGGGCTCGGGCAAGACGACGCTCCTGAACCTCATCGCGGGAATCGATTCCCCCACGCGCGGCCGCGTGATCGTCGCCGGGACCGACATCGGACGGCTGTCGCAGACCGAGCTCGCGCGCTGGCGCGCCGAGACCGTCGGGTTCATCTTCCAGCTCTACAACCTGATCCCCGTCCTGACGGCGTTCGAGAACGTCGAGCTGCCGCTGCTGCTGACGCACCTCTCGAAGAAGCAGCGTCGCGAGCACGTCGAGACGGCGCTCTCGATCGTCGGACTCGCCGACCGGATGAAACACTACCCGCGGCAGCTCTCCGGCGGACAGGAGCAGCGCGTGGCGATCGCGAGGGCGATCGTCACCGATCCGAAGCTCCTCGTGGCGGACGAGCCGACCGGCGATCTCGACGCGAAATCGGGCGAGGACGTGCTGACGCTCATGAACCGGCTCAACAAGGAGTTCGGAAAGACGATCGTGATGGTCACGCACGACCCGAAGGCGGCGGCGCACGCGCACCGCCTCGTGCATCTGGAGAAGGGCGTGCTCGTCGAGCAGCAGTCCGGCGAGAGCGCCGGACGCGCCCGGACGGCCCCGTGA
- the lpdA gene encoding dihydrolipoyl dehydrogenase: MSHVESRPRRKINLSANASYDFVVIGSGPGGYVAAIRASQLGLRTAIVEKDPVLGGVCTLRGCIPTKALLHAADVLEEARHGGDIGVVAKEIRFELSAAMKHKAKVVRQSSNGIGFLMKKNKIDVLTGFGSLLDAHTVSVKGESGETRLGAKFVVIATGSKPRALPIIPTDHQTVLDSDSILELTEVPKSLVVIGSGAVGVEFASMFSRFGAKTTIIEMLPRLVPIEDEEISRELASAFRKQGIASFVDTKVEKVEKAAAGVEVIARTSAGKTETIKAEKLLVAVGRQPLSQNLGLEALGIATERGYVRIDDRCRTSVPNVFAIGDVVPTPWLAHVASAEGVVAAETAAGAPTFPLNYDQIPGCTYCHPEIGSIGLTEAKARERGHDVVVGKFPFTASGKARCLDDTQGFVKIVSDRKYGEVLGVHIIGPTATELVAEAGAAMKLEATAEDLVRTIHAHPTLSEAVHEAAEAIADGHSIHI, translated from the coding sequence ATGAGCCATGTAGAATCGCGCCCGCGGAGGAAGATCAATTTGAGCGCCAACGCATCGTACGATTTCGTCGTCATCGGCTCGGGACCGGGCGGTTACGTCGCCGCGATCCGGGCTTCGCAGCTCGGATTGAGGACCGCCATCGTCGAAAAGGACCCGGTGCTCGGGGGAGTCTGCACGCTCCGCGGCTGCATTCCGACGAAAGCGCTCCTCCACGCCGCCGACGTTCTCGAGGAAGCCCGCCACGGCGGCGACATCGGCGTCGTGGCGAAGGAGATCCGATTCGAGCTCTCGGCGGCGATGAAGCACAAGGCGAAAGTCGTGCGGCAGAGCAGCAACGGAATCGGCTTCCTCATGAAGAAGAACAAGATCGACGTCCTCACGGGGTTCGGATCCCTTCTCGACGCGCACACGGTTTCGGTGAAGGGGGAGTCGGGGGAAACGCGGCTCGGGGCGAAATTCGTGGTCATCGCGACGGGGTCGAAGCCGCGGGCGCTCCCGATCATCCCGACGGACCACCAGACCGTGCTCGATTCGGACTCGATTCTCGAGCTGACCGAAGTTCCGAAGTCGCTCGTCGTGATCGGCTCGGGCGCGGTGGGCGTCGAATTCGCGTCGATGTTCTCGCGATTCGGGGCGAAGACGACGATCATCGAGATGCTCCCCCGCCTGGTCCCGATCGAGGACGAGGAGATCTCCCGGGAGCTCGCCTCGGCGTTTCGGAAGCAGGGGATCGCCTCCTTCGTGGACACGAAGGTCGAAAAGGTGGAAAAGGCCGCCGCGGGCGTGGAGGTGATCGCCCGGACGTCGGCGGGAAAGACCGAGACGATCAAGGCCGAAAAACTCCTCGTCGCCGTCGGGCGCCAGCCGCTCTCGCAGAACCTCGGTCTCGAAGCGCTCGGCATCGCGACCGAGCGCGGGTACGTCAGGATCGACGATCGTTGCCGCACGTCGGTGCCGAACGTGTTCGCGATCGGCGACGTCGTCCCGACGCCGTGGCTCGCGCACGTCGCATCGGCCGAGGGCGTGGTCGCCGCGGAGACAGCCGCCGGCGCGCCGACGTTTCCCCTCAACTACGACCAGATTCCGGGATGCACCTACTGCCATCCCGAGATCGGGTCGATCGGACTCACGGAGGCGAAGGCGCGGGAACGGGGGCACGACGTCGTCGTCGGGAAGTTCCCCTTCACGGCGAGCGGAAAGGCCCGCTGCCTCGACGACACGCAGGGCTTCGTGAAGATCGTGAGCGACCGGAAATACGGGGAGGTGCTGGGCGTCCACATCATCGGTCCGACGGCGACCGAGCTCGTCGCGGAGGCGGGAGCCGCGATGAAGCTCGAAGCGACCGCGGAAGACCTCGTCCGGACGATCCATGCGCATCCCACGCTGTCGGAGGCGGTGCACGAGGCCGCGGAAGCGATCGCCGACGGCCACTCGATCCACATTTAG
- a CDS encoding ABC transporter permease, with the protein MKFFRLVWKNVFRKKTRTFLTMGSIVLVLVLIVILASLLKALEYDQNAGGNRIVVQHATGLANFMPLGYRQRIEQIPGVVAVAPEVWFGGIWKDDKPENFFGQLSTDPMVWPKIFDDYAIPADQVKTWQNERDAFIAGQELVNRYHWKLGDRIQIRGTYISLTLDLVLRGVYRSKDEANIFFHNEYLENSWIGTRGQTGIFYLKASSPSEVQPVTEAINRMFENSSAPTKAMSEQQFQLQFVEMLGNVKLIIRLISLAVLFVIVLIVANTMAMSARERVTEIAVLRALGFLRRQVLSIVLLEAVVLALLGGVVGVLLSLPMVHGIVEGLKHSPAATFTYNFKVTGATLLMAFLASVTIGVLSGIVPAIRSSRVKIVDGLRQVV; encoded by the coding sequence GTGAAGTTCTTCCGCCTCGTCTGGAAGAACGTCTTCCGGAAGAAGACCCGCACGTTCCTGACGATGGGATCGATCGTCCTCGTTCTCGTGCTCATCGTCATCCTCGCGTCGCTGCTCAAGGCTCTGGAATACGACCAGAACGCCGGCGGAAACCGCATCGTCGTGCAGCACGCCACGGGGCTCGCGAACTTCATGCCGCTCGGCTACCGTCAGCGCATCGAACAGATTCCGGGCGTCGTCGCGGTCGCTCCCGAAGTCTGGTTCGGCGGGATCTGGAAAGACGACAAGCCCGAGAACTTCTTCGGGCAGCTCTCGACCGACCCCATGGTCTGGCCGAAGATTTTCGACGACTACGCGATCCCCGCCGACCAGGTGAAGACGTGGCAGAACGAGCGCGACGCCTTCATCGCGGGACAGGAGCTCGTGAACCGGTATCACTGGAAACTCGGCGACCGGATCCAGATCCGCGGCACGTACATCTCGCTGACGCTCGACCTCGTGCTCCGGGGCGTCTATCGCTCCAAGGACGAGGCGAACATCTTCTTCCACAACGAGTACCTCGAGAACTCGTGGATCGGCACGCGCGGACAAACCGGGATCTTCTACCTGAAGGCGTCCTCCCCCTCGGAAGTGCAGCCGGTGACCGAGGCGATCAACCGGATGTTCGAGAACTCGTCGGCGCCCACGAAGGCGATGTCGGAGCAGCAGTTCCAGCTGCAGTTCGTCGAGATGCTCGGGAACGTCAAGCTGATCATCCGCCTGATTTCGCTCGCCGTGCTCTTCGTGATCGTTCTCATCGTCGCCAACACGATGGCGATGTCCGCGCGCGAGCGGGTCACGGAGATCGCGGTCCTGCGGGCGCTCGGCTTCCTGCGCCGCCAGGTTCTCTCCATCGTGCTCCTCGAGGCTGTCGTGCTCGCGCTCCTGGGCGGGGTCGTCGGCGTGCTCCTGTCGCTTCCGATGGTGCACGGAATCGTCGAAGGGCTGAAGCACTCCCCGGCCGCGACGTTCACGTACAACTTCAAGGTGACCGGCGCGACCCTGCTGATGGCGTTCCTCGCGTCGGTGACGATCGGGGTCCTCTCCGGGATCGTTCCCGCGATCCGTTCCTCCCGGGTGAAGATCGTCGACGGCCTCCGGCAGGTGGTCTGA